One part of the Larus michahellis chromosome 22, bLarMic1.1, whole genome shotgun sequence genome encodes these proteins:
- the PIP4K2C gene encoding phosphatidylinositol 5-phosphate 4-kinase type-2 gamma isoform X2, whose amino-acid sequence MAAAAGTGTGTGPGTGPGLAAPRTKTKKKQKRFVPQRLKVPRAADPLLAVLAWGVNHQINELSQVPLPVMLLPDDFKASSKIKVNNHLFNRENLPSHFKFKEYCPQVFRNLRERFGIDDQDYQVSLTRSPPHWEGSDRSFLLSYDRTLVVKELSSEDVADVHGLLSHYHQYVVQCHGSTLLPRFLGMYRVSVESEETYLLVMRNMFSHRLPVHRKYDLKGSLVSREASDKEKGKDLPTLKDMDFLNKNEKVYVGEEDQKDFMEKLKRDVEFLVQLKIMDYSLLLGIHEVGRAEQEEEEEVEEEEGGGDEGGAAVGVGSYGTSPEGIGSYLNSHRPLGPGDFDPYVDVYALRGTEAAPRREVYFMGLIDVLTQYDARKKAAHAAKTVKHGAGAEISTVHPEQYAKRFLDFITNIFA is encoded by the exons atggcggcggcagcggggacggggaccgggaccggACCGGGGACCGGGCCCGGTCTGGCGGCACCGCGTACCAAGACGAAGAAGAAGCAGAAGCGGTTCGTGCCGCAGCGGCTGAAGGTGCCGCGGGCCGCCGACCCGCTCCTGGCCGTGCTGGCCTGGGGGGTCAACCACCAG ATCAACGAGCTGAGCCAGGTCCCCCTCCCCGTCATGCTGCTGCCCGACGACTTCAAAGCCAGCTCCAAAATCAAGGTCAACAACCACCTCTTCAAccg GGAGAACCTGCCCAGCCACTTTAAGTTCAAGGAATACTGTCCCCAAGTCTTCCGCAACCTCCGCGAGCGCTTCGGCATCGACGACCAGGACTATCAG GTGTCGCTGACGCGGAGCCCCCCGCACTGGGAAGGCAGCGACCGGAGCTTCCTCCTCTCCTACGACCGCACCTTGGTGGTGAAGGAGCTGTCGAGTGAGGACGTGGCCGACGTCCACGGGCTCCTGTCCCACTACCACCAG TACGTGGTGCAGTGTCACGGCAGCACGCTGCTGCCGCGCTTCCTGGGGATGTACCGGGTGAGCGTGGAGAGCGAGGAGACCTACCTGCTCGTCATGAGGAACATGTTCAGCCACCGCCTCCCCGTCCACCGCAAATACGACCTGAAG GGCTCGCTCGTGTCCCGAGAGGCCAGCGACAAGGAGAAG GGCAAGGACCTGCCCACCCTGAAGGACATGGACTTCCTGAACAAGAACGAGAAGGTTTACGTGGGGGAGGAGGACCAGAAGGACTTCATGGAGAAGCTCAAGAGGGACGTGGAG TTCCTGGTGCAGCTGAAGATCATGGACTACAGCCTGCTGCTGGGGATCCACGAGGTGGGGCGggcggagcaggaggaggaggaggaggtggaggaagaagaaggggggggCGATGAGGGGGGGGCCGCGGTGGGGGTGGGCTCCTACGGGACCTCCCCCGAGGGCATCGGCAGCTACCTCAACTCCCACCGCCCCCTCGGCCCCGGCGACTTCGACCCCTACGTCGACGTCTACGCCCTCCGCGGCACCGAAG ccGCCCCCCGGCGCGAGGTCTATTTCATGGGGCTGATCGACGTCCTCACCCAGTACGACGCCCGCAAGAAGGCGGCGCACGCGGCCAAGACCGTCAAGCACGGG gcaggagCGGAGATCTCCACGGTGCATCCCGAGCAATACGCCAAGCGCTTCCTCGACTTCATCACCAACATCTTCGCCTAG
- the PIP4K2C gene encoding phosphatidylinositol 5-phosphate 4-kinase type-2 gamma isoform X1, protein MAAAAGTGTGTGPGTGPGLAAPRTKTKKKQKRFVPQRLKVPRAADPLLAVLAWGVNHQINELSQVPLPVMLLPDDFKASSKIKVNNHLFNRENLPSHFKFKEYCPQVFRNLRERFGIDDQDYQVSLTRSPPHWEGSDRSFLLSYDRTLVVKELSSEDVADVHGLLSHYHQYVVQCHGSTLLPRFLGMYRVSVESEETYLLVMRNMFSHRLPVHRKYDLKGSLVSREASDKEKGKDLPTLKDMDFLNKNEKVYVGEEDQKDFMEKLKRDVEVGESGGCTPPPRAISFLVQLKIMDYSLLLGIHEVGRAEQEEEEEVEEEEGGGDEGGAAVGVGSYGTSPEGIGSYLNSHRPLGPGDFDPYVDVYALRGTEAAPRREVYFMGLIDVLTQYDARKKAAHAAKTVKHGAGAEISTVHPEQYAKRFLDFITNIFA, encoded by the exons atggcggcggcagcggggacggggaccgggaccggACCGGGGACCGGGCCCGGTCTGGCGGCACCGCGTACCAAGACGAAGAAGAAGCAGAAGCGGTTCGTGCCGCAGCGGCTGAAGGTGCCGCGGGCCGCCGACCCGCTCCTGGCCGTGCTGGCCTGGGGGGTCAACCACCAG ATCAACGAGCTGAGCCAGGTCCCCCTCCCCGTCATGCTGCTGCCCGACGACTTCAAAGCCAGCTCCAAAATCAAGGTCAACAACCACCTCTTCAAccg GGAGAACCTGCCCAGCCACTTTAAGTTCAAGGAATACTGTCCCCAAGTCTTCCGCAACCTCCGCGAGCGCTTCGGCATCGACGACCAGGACTATCAG GTGTCGCTGACGCGGAGCCCCCCGCACTGGGAAGGCAGCGACCGGAGCTTCCTCCTCTCCTACGACCGCACCTTGGTGGTGAAGGAGCTGTCGAGTGAGGACGTGGCCGACGTCCACGGGCTCCTGTCCCACTACCACCAG TACGTGGTGCAGTGTCACGGCAGCACGCTGCTGCCGCGCTTCCTGGGGATGTACCGGGTGAGCGTGGAGAGCGAGGAGACCTACCTGCTCGTCATGAGGAACATGTTCAGCCACCGCCTCCCCGTCCACCGCAAATACGACCTGAAG GGCTCGCTCGTGTCCCGAGAGGCCAGCGACAAGGAGAAG GGCAAGGACCTGCCCACCCTGAAGGACATGGACTTCCTGAACAAGAACGAGAAGGTTTACGTGGGGGAGGAGGACCAGAAGGACTTCATGGAGAAGCTCAAGAGGGACGTGGAGGTGGGGGAGtcggggggctgcacccccccgccccgggccatctct TTCCTGGTGCAGCTGAAGATCATGGACTACAGCCTGCTGCTGGGGATCCACGAGGTGGGGCGggcggagcaggaggaggaggaggaggtggaggaagaagaaggggggggCGATGAGGGGGGGGCCGCGGTGGGGGTGGGCTCCTACGGGACCTCCCCCGAGGGCATCGGCAGCTACCTCAACTCCCACCGCCCCCTCGGCCCCGGCGACTTCGACCCCTACGTCGACGTCTACGCCCTCCGCGGCACCGAAG ccGCCCCCCGGCGCGAGGTCTATTTCATGGGGCTGATCGACGTCCTCACCCAGTACGACGCCCGCAAGAAGGCGGCGCACGCGGCCAAGACCGTCAAGCACGGG gcaggagCGGAGATCTCCACGGTGCATCCCGAGCAATACGCCAAGCGCTTCCTCGACTTCATCACCAACATCTTCGCCTAG
- the LOC141734045 gene encoding retinol dehydrogenase 16-like — MWLYLAAVLAGLYLLRRWHRERQTVPGLPEKYVLITGCDSGFGNLLARQLEARGLRVLAACLTEAGAARLRAAASPRLQTVLLDVTSSQSVAAAAAWVREQVGDRGLWGLVNNAGIAIPAAPNEWLTKDDFVKVLDVNLVGLIEVTLSLLPLIRRARGRVVNVASVMGRLASFGGGYCISKFGVEAFSDTLRYGGGDHPWSLVFPCARARPAAGRWQAQTCRAALPHFPHAGFYAAPGYIHPRSAERRRDGAGGCEIPPPVTHRLGNGGPAGAAVEQPEEGFRERRRLPCTHPGGNGAPGGGCVWGGGGVMGSPSPRAADTCPHSRREMRPFGVRVSIIEPGGFRTAMTDPATLVKGFERLWEGLPAETRAAYGRRYLETYAKSSVLLYRLSSPRLSPVTGAAQHALLARSPRGRYAAGWDARFLFLPLSYCPAWLSDAVVGLFLPVPTGGTPAHP, encoded by the exons ATGTGGCTGTACCTGGCGGCGGTGCTGGCGGGGCTGTACCTGCTGCGGCGCTGGCACCGGGAGCGGCAGACGGTGCCGGGGCTCCCGGAGAAGTACGTGCTGATCACGGGCTGCGACAGCGGCTTCGGCAACCTGCTGGCGCGGCAGCTGGaggcccgggggctgcgggtgctggcCGCCTGCCTGACCGAGGCCGGGGCCGCGCGCCTGCGGGCGGCCGCCTCGCCGCGGCTGCAGACCGTCCTGCTGGACGTCACCTCCAGCCAGagcgtcgccgccgccgccgcctgggtCCGGGAGCAAGTGGGCGACCGAG GTCTCTGGGGGCTGGTGAACAACGCGGGGATCGCCATTCCCGCCGCCCCCAACGAGTGGCTGACCAAGGATGACTTTGTCAAAGTGCTGGACGTCAACCTGGTGGGGCTCATCGAGGTGACGCTGAGCCTCCTGCCCCTCAtacggcgggcgcggggccgggtgGTCAACGTGGCCAGCGTGATGGGCCGGCTCGCTTCCTTCGGGGGAGGCTACTGCATCTCCAAGTTTGGCGTGGAGGCCTTCTCTGACACCCTCCGGTACGGCGGTGGCGACCACCCGTGGTCCCTGGTGTTCCCCTGTGCCAGGGCTCGTCCGGCAGCCGGGCGCTGGCAGGCACAGACGTGCCGGGCGGCTCTGCCCCACTTTCCCCACGCAGGGTTTTACGCTGCACCCGGTTACATCCATCCCCgcagcgcggagcggcggcgAGATGGGGCGGGGGGTTGTGAAATACCCCCCCCGGTCACCCACAGGTTGGGAAACGGGGGCCCGGCTGGAGCAGCCGTTGAGCAACCAGAGGAAGGGTTTCGAGAAAGGAGAAGGCTCCCCTGCACCCACCCTGGGGGCAACGGGGcgcccgggggggggtgtgtgtgggggggtgggggtgtcatgGGCTCCCCCTCACCCCGTGCGGCTGATACCTGCCCCCACTCCAGGCGCGAGATGCGACCCTTCGGGGTGCGGGTCTCCATCATCGAACCCGGCGGCTTCCGGACGGCGATGACCGACCCCGCGACGCTGGTGAAGGGCTTCGAGCGCCTCTGGGAAGGGCTCCCGGCGGAGACCCGGGCAGCCTACGGCCGCCGTTACCTGGAGACCT ATGCCAAGAGCTCGGTGCTGCTGTACCGGCTGAGCAGCCCCCGTCTCTCCCCGGTCACCGGAGCCGCGCAGCACGCGTTGCTGGCCCGTTCCCCCCGCGGCCGGTATGCGGCGGGCTGGGACGCCCGGTTCCTCTTCCTGCCCCTCAGCTACTGCCCGGCCTGGCTCAGCGACGCCGTTGTCGGGCTCTTTCTGCCCGTCCCGACCGGGGGTACGCCCGCGCACCCCTGA